The Micrococcales bacterium genome includes a region encoding these proteins:
- a CDS encoding CapA family protein, which produces MAKRAKRPDSSAGQAAASSVVTVDPDLGAAPLGLGEVSQTPAAEPNLPAAVRAGKGEADPTAPAPVLRRRDIHGKRARPPVETDSPSPSSPAQPTAPAAVLRRRDIHGERARPPVETDSPSPSSPAQPTAPAAVLRRRDIHGQRAQRPSARPSPPAPALRRRDIHGQRARRRQRQPRPAVLFAAAALLLTPMAWDHLTAGASQGEPPLTQDSLEIGPSPSPTAEEVTKSPMPPPPSVPVPEPLVTSISISAIGDCTLGSGIGFAHQGSIGDYYDRFGPEYFFQGVTEVLSTDDLTIANLEGPLTQQGEPTPKTFNFRAPAEYVEIVKLGGVEAVTLANNHSMDYGEIGFQDTQATLDQAGITHFGFDDLAVVEVKGIRIGLLGDLGWDNTEETRSSLAQRLQELDADIKIVSFHWGIEGEHTQNAAQVSLAHFAIDSGADLVLGHHPHVLQGVETYNGRLIAYSLGNFAFGGNQNPSDTDSMIFQVHFELTGSVVTGLDSQIIPVSISSIGHPNDYSPVVLDGAERDRVERKVLGSSTNYPV; this is translated from the coding sequence GTGGCAAAACGCGCCAAGCGCCCGGACAGTTCGGCCGGCCAGGCCGCAGCGTCCAGCGTGGTTACGGTGGACCCTGACTTAGGTGCGGCCCCGTTGGGGCTTGGTGAGGTGAGCCAAACCCCGGCGGCAGAGCCCAACCTACCTGCGGCGGTACGGGCGGGAAAGGGCGAGGCGGACCCAACTGCGCCAGCTCCGGTGCTGCGCAGACGCGACATCCACGGCAAACGCGCCCGGCCACCGGTAGAGACTGACAGCCCGAGCCCAAGTTCGCCGGCCCAGCCCACCGCGCCAGCCGCGGTGCTGCGAAGACGCGACATCCACGGTGAGCGCGCCCGGCCACCGGTAGAGACTGACAGCCCGAGCCCAAGTTCGCCGGCCCAGCCCACCGCGCCAGCCGCGGTGCTGCGAAGACGTGACATCCACGGTCAACGCGCCCAGCGACCATCGGCGCGGCCTAGCCCACCGGCCCCGGCGCTGCGAAGACGTGATATCCACGGCCAACGCGCCCGGCGGCGGCAGAGGCAACCGAGGCCAGCAGTGCTCTTTGCGGCAGCCGCTCTGCTACTAACCCCAATGGCTTGGGATCACCTAACGGCAGGGGCGTCACAGGGAGAACCGCCACTGACTCAAGACTCCCTGGAGATTGGCCCCTCACCTAGCCCGACCGCCGAGGAAGTGACCAAAAGCCCAATGCCGCCACCCCCTTCGGTGCCGGTGCCAGAACCACTAGTCACCAGTATTTCGATCAGCGCCATTGGCGACTGCACGCTGGGTTCGGGAATTGGGTTTGCCCATCAAGGCAGTATCGGTGACTACTATGACCGCTTTGGTCCGGAGTATTTCTTCCAAGGCGTAACCGAGGTCCTCAGCACCGACGATCTGACAATCGCCAACCTCGAGGGCCCGCTAACCCAGCAGGGTGAGCCCACGCCTAAGACGTTCAACTTCCGCGCCCCGGCCGAGTATGTCGAGATTGTCAAACTAGGCGGCGTTGAGGCCGTGACCTTGGCCAACAACCATTCGATGGACTATGGCGAGATTGGTTTCCAAGACACTCAGGCAACCCTGGACCAGGCCGGTATTACCCATTTTGGCTTCGACGACTTGGCCGTAGTCGAGGTCAAAGGGATCCGGATAGGACTACTGGGAGACCTAGGCTGGGACAACACCGAGGAGACCAGATCCTCGCTGGCCCAAAGGCTGCAAGAACTGGACGCCGATATCAAGATTGTGTCGTTCCACTGGGGTATTGAGGGTGAGCACACCCAAAACGCCGCCCAGGTCTCGCTGGCACACTTTGCCATCGATAGCGGGGCGGATCTGGTGCTTGGGCATCACCCGCACGTCCTGCAAGGGGTTGAGACCTACAACGGCAGGCTCATCGCCTATTCACTGGGCAACTTTGCTTTCGGGGGCAACCAAAACCCCTCTGATACCGACTCGATGATTTTTCAGGTCCACTTTGAGCTGACAGGCAGTGTTGTAACCGGTCTGGACAGCCAGATCATTCCGGTCTCAATATCCTCAATAGGGCATCCCAACGATTACTCACCGGTTGTCTTGGACGGCGCCGAGCGGGACCGGGTCGAGCGGAAGGTACTGGGCTCCTCGACCAACTATCCAGTTTGA
- a CDS encoding MaoC family dehydratase N-terminal domain-containing protein — MTAPGGGIGPRLGQVRPQVGDNLGPLLVQVSRADLVRYAGASGDFNPIHFSDAAAEAAGLPSVIAHGMFTMGAAIDLVVDWLGDPGRICAYNVRFARPVPVPPTGSVSLEVSGRIRAVNEDTAELVISVQLGGTRLLGKASATVRLAPAA, encoded by the coding sequence ATGACGGCTCCCGGAGGCGGCATTGGACCTCGCCTTGGCCAGGTGCGGCCCCAGGTGGGCGACAACCTCGGTCCGCTCCTAGTCCAGGTTTCGCGGGCTGACCTGGTCCGTTACGCCGGTGCCAGCGGCGACTTCAATCCGATTCACTTCTCAGACGCCGCCGCCGAGGCGGCCGGTCTTCCCAGTGTCATTGCCCACGGCATGTTCACAATGGGCGCTGCCATTGACCTGGTGGTTGACTGGCTGGGCGACCCGGGTCGCATCTGCGCCTACAACGTCCGTTTCGCCCGCCCGGTACCGGTGCCACCGACTGGTTCGGTCAGCCTTGAGGTATCCGGTCGCATTCGCGCCGTCAATGAAGACACAGCCGAGCTGGTCATAAGCGTGCAACTGGGCGGAACTAGGCTGTTGGGCAAGGCCAGCGCCACTGTGCGTCTGGCACCGGCCGCCTAG
- a CDS encoding pyridoxal phosphate-dependent aminotransferase: protein MNPTKRISARIGAIEPSATLAVDAKAKALKAEGRPVIGFGAGEPDFPTPDYIVQSAVEAAKNPANHRYTPAAGLPDLRQAVAAKTKRDSGVPVEASQVLITVGGKHAVYQAFATLLDPGDEALLPGPYWTSYPECIRLAGGVPVEVIASAEAEYKVTIDQLEAARTERTKLLVFVSPSNPTGSVYTPEETAAIGRWCLDNGIWVVTDEIYEHLVYDEAVFTSIAAAVPELANQCVILNGVAKSYAMTGWRVGWMIGPVDVIKAATNLQSHMTSNVANVCQRAALTAVSGPLDATLDMRVAFDRRRQTMVSMLRQIDGLYCPMPKGAFYAYPSVQGLLGKSIRGVRPATSAELAELILDKVEVAVVPGEAFGPSGYVRLSCALGDDDLVEGVGRVQELLSEAK, encoded by the coding sequence GTGAATCCCACCAAACGAATCTCCGCAAGAATCGGTGCCATAGAACCGTCAGCCACCCTAGCGGTCGACGCCAAGGCCAAGGCCCTCAAAGCCGAAGGCCGCCCTGTGATCGGCTTTGGTGCAGGTGAACCAGATTTCCCAACACCCGACTACATTGTCCAGTCCGCCGTCGAGGCGGCCAAGAACCCAGCCAACCACCGCTATACCCCAGCCGCTGGCCTGCCAGACTTGCGCCAGGCCGTGGCCGCCAAGACCAAACGCGATTCCGGCGTGCCGGTCGAAGCCAGCCAGGTCCTGATCACCGTTGGCGGCAAGCATGCCGTTTACCAGGCCTTTGCCACGCTGCTCGACCCGGGTGACGAGGCCCTGCTGCCCGGACCTTACTGGACCAGCTACCCCGAGTGCATTCGCTTGGCTGGAGGCGTGCCAGTCGAAGTCATCGCTTCGGCAGAGGCCGAATACAAGGTCACCATTGACCAGCTTGAGGCCGCCCGGACTGAGCGGACCAAGCTCTTGGTTTTCGTCTCACCATCCAACCCAACCGGCTCGGTTTACACTCCCGAAGAAACCGCCGCCATTGGCCGTTGGTGCCTGGATAACGGCATCTGGGTGGTGACTGACGAAATCTATGAACACCTGGTCTACGACGAGGCGGTTTTCACCTCTATTGCCGCGGCCGTGCCTGAACTGGCCAACCAATGCGTCATTCTCAACGGTGTGGCCAAGTCTTACGCCATGACCGGCTGGCGGGTCGGCTGGATGATTGGGCCGGTCGATGTCATCAAGGCCGCCACCAACCTGCAAAGCCATATGACCTCGAACGTGGCCAACGTCTGCCAGCGGGCCGCCTTGACGGCCGTTAGCGGCCCACTCGATGCGACTTTGGACATGCGGGTGGCTTTTGACCGCCGCCGCCAGACCATGGTGTCGATGTTGCGTCAAATCGACGGCCTGTATTGCCCGATGCCGAAGGGCGCCTTCTACGCCTACCCGTCCGTACAGGGTTTGCTGGGCAAGTCAATCCGCGGCGTCCGCCCGGCCACTAGCGCCGAGCTGGCCGAGCTCATCTTGGACAAGGTTGAGGTGGCCGTGGTGCCAGGCGAGGCCTTTGGCCCCAGTGGCTATGTGCGGCTGTCCTGCGCGCTGGGTGACGACGACCTGGTCGAAGGCGTCGGCCGCGTTCAGGAACTGCTGAGCGAAGCCAAATAG
- a CDS encoding MaoC family dehydratase N-terminal domain-containing protein: protein MSPNRDFVGRVYRSDEPYLVGREKLREFATAVGIKHQACHNVAAAQALGYPDIIAAPTFAVVVAQRAEAQYVGDPAAGIDFDRVVHAEEAFSHNRPIVAGDELSTALEVVSLTERAGLATITTQVDITDSSGAPVAQVKSVLALGGAR, encoded by the coding sequence TTGTCGCCTAACCGCGACTTTGTTGGCCGGGTCTACCGCTCGGATGAGCCCTACCTTGTAGGCCGCGAAAAGCTACGCGAATTCGCCACCGCCGTCGGCATCAAGCACCAGGCTTGTCACAATGTCGCGGCTGCCCAGGCCTTGGGTTACCCAGACATCATTGCCGCCCCGACCTTTGCCGTGGTGGTAGCCCAACGGGCCGAGGCCCAATACGTTGGCGACCCGGCCGCCGGCATCGACTTTGACCGGGTGGTGCACGCCGAAGAAGCCTTCAGCCACAACCGGCCAATCGTGGCCGGTGACGAGCTCAGTACAGCCCTAGAAGTGGTCTCCCTGACCGAGCGGGCCGGCTTGGCCACCATCACCACACAGGTAGACATCACCGATTCGTCCGGTGCCCCAGTAGCCCAGGTGAAATCGGTTTTGGCGCTAGGGGGCGCCCGATGA
- the nusG gene encoding transcription termination/antitermination protein NusG, which translates to MPAEPTVDAVVAAEAEAPAEAEADAAPAAEPETEAATSAESTPQAPVEADAAPAAEPETETATSAESTPQAPAEAEAEAEPARDLMAEFRAELALRPGDWYVVHSYAGYENRVKANLENRIQSLNQEHSIFEVQVPMEEVTETKNAQPKVVKRVRIPGYVLVRMDLTDESWGAVRHTPGVTGFVGHTHHPVPLTTDEVISMLAPKFEEEQLGDEASGQASITASDASFEVGESVTVTDGPFETLAATISEVNAEGRKLKVLVSIFGRETPVELGFNQVAKL; encoded by the coding sequence GTGCCAGCTGAGCCTACAGTCGACGCGGTGGTAGCGGCCGAGGCGGAGGCGCCAGCTGAGGCTGAGGCCGATGCCGCCCCAGCGGCAGAGCCAGAAACTGAGGCCGCGACATCGGCTGAGTCAACACCCCAGGCGCCAGTTGAGGCTGATGCCGCCCCAGCGGCAGAGCCAGAAACTGAGACCGCGACATCGGCTGAGTCAACACCCCAGGCGCCAGCTGAGGCTGAGGCCGAGGCCGAACCGGCCCGCGACCTAATGGCCGAGTTCCGCGCCGAATTGGCCCTCAGGCCCGGGGATTGGTATGTGGTCCACTCCTATGCCGGTTACGAAAACCGGGTCAAGGCCAACTTGGAAAACCGCATCCAGTCGCTCAACCAGGAGCATTCCATTTTTGAGGTCCAGGTTCCTATGGAGGAAGTCACTGAGACCAAGAATGCCCAGCCCAAGGTGGTCAAGCGGGTTCGTATTCCGGGCTATGTTCTGGTTCGCATGGACCTGACCGATGAGTCCTGGGGTGCGGTCCGTCACACGCCGGGTGTAACCGGTTTTGTTGGCCACACTCACCATCCGGTGCCCTTGACCACCGACGAGGTCATCTCGATGTTGGCTCCGAAGTTCGAAGAGGAGCAACTTGGCGACGAGGCGTCCGGTCAGGCCTCCATCACCGCTTCAGACGCCTCCTTCGAGGTTGGCGAGTCGGTCACCGTCACCGACGGCCCGTTTGAGACCCTGGCCGCCACCATCAGCGAAGTCAATGCCGAGGGCCGCAAGCTCAAGGTCCTAGTGTCCATCTTTGGCCGCGAAACCCCAGTTGAACTGGGTTTCAACCAAGTGGCTAAGCTTTAG
- a CDS encoding adenosine deaminase, producing MRDLALLPKAHLHLHFTGSMRLATARQLAAEQGIRLPRNLGASQGLHLAPDERGWFRFQRLYDAARKAVTSEGALRRIVREAAQDDAAEGSGRLELQIDPTTYGQFIGGITPALEIVIDEAAAASAATGVEVALVVAASRLRHPLEARTLARLAVRHAGSGPGEVVGFGLSNDERRGATAEFAPAFAIARRAGLIGVPHGGEFLGASHVMTVLHHLKPRRIGHGVRASEDPQVLEALAQAGVALEMCPTSNVALGVYASASQVPLRQIVAAGITVALGADDPLITRSRLVDQYRLARHAFAMTDAELAELARGSIRASEAGETTRRRLLQGVDAWLSSAGPGHRSG from the coding sequence ATGCGTGACCTGGCCCTATTACCTAAGGCCCATCTCCATCTCCATTTCACAGGGTCAATGCGCCTGGCCACCGCCCGCCAGCTGGCGGCTGAGCAAGGTATCCGGCTGCCGCGCAATCTGGGCGCCAGCCAGGGGTTGCACCTGGCGCCGGATGAGCGCGGCTGGTTTCGTTTCCAACGCCTCTACGACGCCGCCCGCAAGGCTGTCACCAGTGAAGGAGCTCTGCGCCGAATAGTGCGCGAGGCCGCCCAAGACGACGCGGCCGAAGGCTCAGGCCGGCTGGAGCTGCAGATTGACCCGACCACTTACGGCCAGTTCATTGGTGGGATAACGCCGGCCCTGGAAATCGTGATTGACGAGGCCGCCGCCGCCAGCGCCGCCACTGGTGTCGAAGTCGCCCTGGTTGTGGCTGCCTCGCGCCTGCGCCATCCGCTCGAAGCGCGGACGTTGGCCCGCCTGGCTGTCCGGCACGCCGGTTCTGGGCCAGGCGAGGTGGTTGGCTTTGGCCTGTCGAATGACGAGCGCCGCGGTGCCACGGCCGAATTTGCCCCGGCTTTTGCTATTGCCCGGCGAGCCGGGCTGATCGGGGTGCCACATGGCGGGGAGTTCTTGGGCGCCAGCCATGTCATGACGGTCCTGCACCACCTAAAGCCGCGGCGCATTGGGCACGGCGTGCGGGCCAGCGAGGATCCTCAGGTCTTGGAGGCGCTGGCTCAGGCCGGTGTGGCCTTAGAGATGTGTCCAACTTCCAATGTCGCCCTGGGCGTTTACGCCAGCGCCAGCCAGGTGCCGCTGCGCCAAATCGTCGCGGCCGGCATCACCGTGGCCCTGGGCGCAGACGACCCCCTAATCACCCGCTCGCGCCTAGTCGACCAGTACCGTCTGGCCCGCCACGCCTTCGCTATGACCGATGCCGAACTGGCGGAGTTGGCCAGAGGCTCGATCAGAGCTTCTGAGGCAGGGGAGACGACCCGGCGCCGGCTCCTGCAAGGGGTCGACGCCTGGTTGTCCAGTGCCGGTCCGGGCCACCGGAGCGGCTAG
- a CDS encoding MFS transporter, translating into MTAEVSRARLGVLALFFANGLLVATDASRLWLIRDLLNATPTRMGLLLLISSVGAVCFMPLTGTALTYLSKPTFIRLVGAVTVVALLGIGFGAMAHSTPAVAISLFIFGAGVGPMDVAMNVAGTEVEREMGRTAMPQFHAAFSLGTVAAALIGAGLSRLGLALIVHFAGACLVVTALLLWGCAGLMGKFERHRSVKQTRRARLRVALAAWTERRTLLIGLVVLAAGLTEGGANDWLILGIGQDFVVAEPIGIAGLAIFLAFMTSMRILGARLVDRYGRVVVQRLSVSLAVIGLLAYTLAPHLACVMAGAAIWGLGSAMGFPLGLSAAADDPLKAAARTSAVATIGYTAFIAGPALLGLLASHVGYRLALLVILLPATWALALAGVLRPPPQDGDLDRVAT; encoded by the coding sequence TTGACAGCAGAAGTCTCGCGGGCTCGTCTCGGTGTGCTGGCCCTGTTCTTCGCCAATGGCCTGCTCGTCGCCACCGACGCCTCGCGTCTGTGGCTGATCCGCGACCTGCTCAATGCCACCCCTACCCGCATGGGTTTACTGTTGCTAATCAGCTCGGTGGGCGCGGTCTGTTTCATGCCGCTGACCGGCACGGCTTTGACATATCTGTCAAAGCCAACCTTTATTCGCCTGGTTGGCGCGGTCACGGTCGTGGCCCTGCTAGGCATTGGCTTTGGAGCCATGGCTCACTCGACCCCAGCCGTGGCCATCAGCCTCTTCATCTTTGGCGCTGGTGTGGGCCCAATGGACGTGGCCATGAATGTGGCCGGGACCGAGGTGGAGCGGGAAATGGGTCGTACCGCCATGCCCCAGTTCCACGCTGCCTTTTCGCTGGGCACGGTCGCCGCGGCCCTGATTGGGGCTGGCTTGTCGCGTCTGGGCCTGGCTTTGATAGTTCACTTTGCTGGCGCCTGTCTGGTTGTGACGGCTTTGCTGCTTTGGGGTTGCGCCGGGTTGATGGGCAAGTTCGAACGGCACCGGAGCGTCAAGCAAACCAGGCGGGCTCGCCTTCGGGTAGCGCTGGCCGCCTGGACCGAGCGCCGCACCTTGTTGATTGGTCTGGTGGTGCTGGCAGCCGGACTGACTGAAGGCGGCGCTAATGACTGGCTGATCTTGGGCATTGGCCAGGACTTCGTTGTGGCCGAGCCTATTGGCATTGCCGGATTGGCCATTTTCCTGGCCTTTATGACGTCGATGAGGATCCTTGGTGCCCGCCTGGTTGATCGGTATGGCCGGGTGGTGGTCCAGCGGCTTTCGGTCTCCCTGGCCGTCATTGGCCTGTTGGCCTACACTCTGGCTCCCCATTTGGCCTGCGTCATGGCCGGGGCGGCCATTTGGGGACTCGGCTCGGCCATGGGTTTCCCGCTGGGACTCAGCGCCGCCGCCGACGACCCGCTCAAAGCCGCTGCCCGCACCTCGGCCGTAGCCACAATTGGCTACACAGCCTTTATCGCCGGCCCAGCCCTGCTGGGATTGTTGGCCAGCCATGTTGGCTACCGCCTGGCCCTGCTAGTGATCTTGTTGCCGGCTACCTGGGCGCTGGCGCTGGCCGGCGTGTTGCGTCCACCGCCTCAAGACGGGGACTTGGATAGGGTGGCAACGTGA
- the rplK gene encoding 50S ribosomal protein L11, giving the protein MAPKKKVAGLIKLQIQAGQANPAPPIGPALGAQGVNIMEFCKAYNAATESQRGNVVPVEITVYEDRSFSFITKTSPAAELIKKAAGLTKGSPTPNTEKVGTITMDQAREIGQVKMPDLNANDVEAAAKIVAGTARSMGVIVEG; this is encoded by the coding sequence ATGGCTCCTAAGAAAAAGGTAGCTGGCCTGATCAAGCTACAGATCCAAGCCGGCCAGGCCAATCCGGCGCCGCCCATTGGCCCGGCGCTTGGCGCCCAGGGTGTCAACATCATGGAATTCTGCAAGGCCTACAACGCCGCCACGGAATCCCAGCGCGGCAACGTGGTGCCGGTCGAGATCACGGTTTACGAGGACCGCTCGTTCAGCTTTATCACCAAGACCTCTCCCGCCGCCGAATTGATCAAGAAGGCCGCCGGGCTGACCAAGGGTTCGCCCACACCCAACACGGAGAAGGTTGGCACCATCACCATGGATCAGGCCAGGGAAATTGGCCAGGTCAAAATGCCGGACCTCAATGCCAACGACGTCGAAGCGGCCGCCAAGATTGTGGCCGGTACCGCCCGGTCAATGGGTGTGATAGTCGAAGGCTAA
- the secE gene encoding preprotein translocase subunit SecE, which yields MAKTAQDHASKAGIFSRLIRFVRQVIAELKKVVRPTRQELITYASVVVVFVLIVMAFIWLVDFVVGKGVMGLFG from the coding sequence ATGGCCAAGACCGCGCAGGATCACGCATCCAAGGCGGGGATTTTCTCCCGCTTGATCCGTTTTGTGCGCCAAGTGATCGCCGAACTGAAGAAAGTCGTTCGCCCAACCCGCCAAGAGCTGATCACCTACGCCTCGGTGGTTGTGGTTTTCGTGCTGATCGTGATGGCCTTTATCTGGTTGGTCGACTTCGTTGTGGGCAAGGGTGTGATGGGGCTATTCGGTTAG
- the rpmG gene encoding 50S ribosomal protein L33 has product MASKTADVRPKITLACTNCKERNYITKKNRRNNPDRMSINKFCPRCGRHTEHRETR; this is encoded by the coding sequence ATGGCCAGCAAAACGGCGGATGTGCGTCCCAAGATCACCCTTGCATGCACCAACTGCAAAGAGCGCAATTACATCACCAAAAAGAATCGCCGCAACAACCCGGACAGAATGTCGATCAACAAATTCTGCCCGCGCTGTGGCCGCCACACTGAGCACCGCGAGACTCGCTAG
- a CDS encoding UDP-N-acetylmuramate dehydrogenase, with protein sequence MKLAPAGRANPGLPRPELADLTTMRVGGPVQLVDAHSEGELIEALHLAGPSALVLGGGSNVVGASQLADLTVIRDRRTTINVEQDANSVTIIAQAGGSWDHLVALAADLGWSGFEALSGIPGSVGATPVQNVGAYGHEVAELIEAVLVYDRLFDRVEELPKPRLGFGYRDSALKRSIGRFGHSPSQVVLEVRFHVKRGAESAPIAYSELAQSLDVPMGTQVPAGHVRQAVLELRRSKGMVLEIGDQDTWSAGSFFTNPVLGLTQAKALPAGAPSFPAGQDANGQALVKTSAAWLISRAGIAKGWGLVPRATTSTKHVLALTNRGGATGEDIFELAKAIQTRVKELFEIDLVPEPVLVGFDA encoded by the coding sequence ATGAAGTTGGCGCCAGCCGGTCGAGCCAATCCCGGTTTGCCGCGCCCCGAGCTGGCTGACTTGACCACCATGCGGGTAGGCGGTCCGGTCCAGCTGGTCGACGCCCACAGCGAAGGCGAGCTGATCGAGGCGCTGCATCTAGCCGGCCCTAGTGCCCTGGTGCTAGGCGGCGGCTCCAATGTGGTCGGAGCCAGCCAGCTGGCCGATCTGACCGTCATCCGTGACCGGCGCACCACTATCAACGTTGAACAAGACGCCAACTCCGTCACCATCATTGCCCAAGCCGGCGGCAGCTGGGATCACCTGGTGGCGCTGGCGGCTGACCTGGGCTGGAGTGGCTTTGAGGCCCTGTCTGGTATTCCCGGTTCGGTTGGGGCGACTCCAGTGCAAAACGTTGGCGCCTATGGCCACGAGGTGGCCGAGCTAATCGAGGCCGTTCTGGTCTACGACCGCCTGTTTGACCGAGTCGAAGAACTGCCAAAACCCCGCCTCGGTTTTGGTTACCGGGATTCGGCTCTGAAACGTTCAATTGGCCGCTTTGGCCACAGCCCCAGCCAGGTGGTGCTCGAGGTCAGATTCCACGTCAAAAGGGGGGCCGAATCAGCTCCAATCGCCTACAGCGAACTGGCCCAAAGCTTGGACGTGCCCATGGGCACGCAGGTGCCAGCCGGCCACGTCCGCCAAGCCGTTCTGGAACTGCGCCGCTCAAAGGGCATGGTGCTTGAGATCGGTGACCAAGACACCTGGTCAGCCGGCTCGTTTTTCACCAACCCGGTGTTGGGTCTAACCCAGGCCAAGGCGCTGCCGGCCGGGGCTCCCAGCTTCCCCGCCGGCCAGGACGCTAACGGACAAGCCCTGGTCAAGACCTCGGCCGCCTGGTTGATTAGCCGGGCTGGGATAGCCAAAGGTTGGGGCCTGGTCCCGCGGGCGACCACCTCCACCAAACACGTTTTGGCCTTGACCAACCGAGGTGGTGCCACCGGCGAGGACATTTTCGAACTGGCCAAAGCCATCCAAACTAGGGTGAAAGAGCTTTTTGAAATTGACCTGGTGCCAGAGCCGGTCTTAGTCGGCTTCGATGCGTGA
- the rplA gene encoding 50S ribosomal protein L1, which yields MTKRSKSYNNAAQLIDRQDRYSPMAAVALVKKTATTKFDPTVEVAFRLGVDPRKADQMVRGTVQLPHGTGKTARVLVFAVGDKANQAIEAGADEVGGDELIEKVAGGFIDFDAAVATPDLMGKVGRLGRVLGPRGLMPNPKTGTVTMDVAKAVGDIKGGKIEFRVDRHANLHFIIGKASFEEKALVENYAAALDEVMRLKPSASKGRYLIKGTMSTTMGPGVPLDVAKVRNLTSEDA from the coding sequence ATGACCAAGCGCTCCAAGAGCTACAACAACGCCGCCCAACTAATTGACCGCCAAGATCGCTACTCACCGATGGCGGCCGTGGCCCTAGTCAAAAAGACCGCCACAACCAAGTTCGATCCCACAGTTGAAGTGGCTTTTCGACTCGGTGTGGACCCCCGCAAGGCTGACCAAATGGTTCGCGGCACCGTCCAGTTGCCTCACGGCACCGGCAAAACCGCCCGCGTCCTGGTTTTCGCCGTTGGCGACAAAGCCAACCAGGCGATTGAAGCCGGCGCTGATGAGGTTGGCGGCGACGAGCTGATCGAAAAGGTGGCCGGCGGTTTCATCGACTTTGACGCCGCTGTGGCCACACCGGACCTGATGGGCAAGGTTGGCCGGCTGGGCCGGGTGCTTGGCCCGCGCGGGCTGATGCCCAACCCCAAGACCGGCACGGTCACCATGGACGTGGCCAAGGCGGTCGGTGACATCAAAGGCGGCAAAATCGAGTTCCGGGTTGACCGCCACGCCAACCTGCATTTCATCATTGGCAAGGCCTCCTTCGAGGAAAAAGCCTTGGTCGAGAACTACGCCGCCGCCCTGGACGAGGTTATGCGGCTGAAGCCTTCAGCCTCAAAGGGCCGCTATCTGATCAAAGGCACCATGTCGACCACAATGGGTCCCGGCGTGCCGCTTGACGTGGCCAAGGTTCGCAACCTGACTTCCGAAGACGCCTGA
- a CDS encoding YwaF family protein, producing the protein MTAEAFDPSGLAAILAVDQYPETVRWPVAPFNGPWFVFVAFLLGLGVCLHFALRGRTMRFKAWALSGIATFSVVIYTAFTFQSILNPFYPQVNLAQNLPLHFCILSAWGLIFAPLVKWSPLRAVLVFPGTVAGVLALTSPIEVYVDRPLFSLAAYGFYSVHAFNAILGTLLATLGFFRPSYKEAMKSVGYFCIVAVLIFPLDLAMRAWIDPGVNYFYEFAPENALILQLLYNVVPIPLVYVLLVMPIAFGGVLLQAALYSLAGRIVGHPIGAPPPRGGEVGLDEVEAAPQTG; encoded by the coding sequence ATGACCGCGGAGGCTTTCGACCCGTCCGGCCTGGCCGCCATCTTGGCGGTCGACCAGTACCCCGAAACCGTCCGCTGGCCGGTGGCGCCTTTCAACGGGCCTTGGTTTGTCTTTGTGGCTTTCCTGCTGGGGCTTGGGGTCTGCCTGCATTTTGCCTTGCGCGGGCGCACCATGAGGTTCAAGGCCTGGGCGCTGAGCGGGATCGCCACTTTCTCGGTCGTCATTTACACCGCCTTCACCTTCCAGTCGATCCTCAATCCGTTCTACCCACAGGTCAACCTGGCCCAGAACCTGCCCTTGCACTTTTGCATCCTTTCGGCTTGGGGGTTGATTTTTGCGCCGCTGGTCAAGTGGAGCCCGCTTAGGGCGGTGCTAGTTTTCCCCGGCACCGTGGCTGGGGTACTGGCCTTGACCTCACCCATTGAGGTCTACGTTGACCGGCCGCTGTTTTCCTTGGCGGCTTACGGCTTCTACTCCGTTCACGCCTTCAACGCCATTCTGGGCACCTTGTTGGCCACACTGGGGTTTTTCCGGCCGTCATACAAAGAAGCCATGAAATCAGTCGGCTACTTCTGCATCGTGGCGGTGCTGATCTTTCCGCTCGATTTGGCCATGCGGGCGTGGATTGACCCGGGGGTCAACTACTTCTACGAGTTTGCCCCAGAGAACGCGCTTATCCTTCAGCTGCTCTACAACGTAGTGCCAATTCCGCTGGTCTATGTGCTGCTGGTGATGCCGATTGCCTTTGGCGGAGTCCTGCTCCAGGCCGCCTTGTACTCACTGGCCGGGCGCATAGTTGGCCACCCGATTGGCGCCCCGCCGCCTCGAGGTGGCGAGGTGGGCCTAGATGAGGTCGAAGCGGCGCCTCAAACTGGATAG